The genomic stretch CATGAATAGTGATCTTTCCAAAGGGTTGATACTTCATCTTTTCTGGTTCCAAGTGGCTAGAATATTTGTCCTTAGTTTTAATTTTACCAGGGTCAGCTTCTTCGCTTCCTGCGGACTGTTCATTTTCTTCGTCCGTATTAGACAACTGAGGGTTATCCTCCATATCAATGTCTTAATCAATAGGAGGAATGACTGGAGATGAATCGTTCGAATGATCACCTTCGGTATGCTCAGTAGAAGGAGCATATTTTGAAGGCTCATCACTTTCGATAACCGGAGAAAGAACTGGATCAAATCATAGATTCCTAATTCCTTCCAAAATTAGGCTTTTTTAGCTTCAACTTTAGCCAACCAAGCATAATATAGGTCCGGATCTTTCGCTAAAGAAATTTCCCTAAATACCCTAAGGGTATTTGTCATATACTCTAACCTAATGGTCTCTTGGGCTATAGAAGTCTTAGTCGAAGAACCCTCAGCATTGGTGTTTTCGACAGGGAGCGGCTTGCCCTCATCGTATATTTTGTTTCTACTAACTAGAGGCCTAGTCTTATAGTAGGCAGGGAAGAGTTTGGTTTGTAAAGGAATATCACGaccaggtaaaggacccataaaagcatgagtTTTCCCATAAATTgtaaagggaatgattacctgagaagcgtaaatggcgcgATTTTCCTGTAGATATGGTTATGGGATATATTGTTGATTCCCAACTAGTGAAGGATGTTGAAGCTAATGAACAGGTTGAGAGGCATCCACAGTTTTCATTGTTTGATCTTGATCATTTGATGAAGCCATGGATGAAGTTcttcagaagatgaagaaatagtaaGAAAGGGTTTTTGGTTTCTACGTTTAAAGAAGCCGATGGAGAAAGCGATTGTGAGAAGATAAAGAAAGTGTTGCAAACGGTGAAACCCTCTATTTAAAAGGGTTAAGAAAAACCCTtcaattttctatttaatttagTTAAGTGACTCAATGGGACTCGCGTCCACAGCTGATTTATCCTTCTGACGGTCCAACAGTTATTAGTCTTACTCCTAGTActtaggagtaatgatcataagTAATGGTGAAACGTGGGAACACACGTTTTAaagagacgtttttgaaaatgacaagacgttttgaaagaatGGTCATAAATGGTTATGACGCCATTCAAAACCTTATAACTTAAAGGCTTTGAGAAGTCGAAATTTAAAGTATCAAGAAATGCCCATTTCTACTTATCTTTCAAAAcatgcatttattgggggcaatttgttagctggagatttcgactaATGATTATGTTCTTCGAAGATATAGGTCTCGAAGAAAGAATGGCTTTTGAATGGCTATTTTTAAGATTGTTATGTATCAGGATGATTTCCTTATTGAAGTTAAATACGAATGTTTACCTTCGAAGCCTAAGAATTGAAAAGACTTAGGATATTCTGGTATATTTTTGCAAAGACACGTTGATGTGTGTCGAAGAGTGTTctagcgggaagatttgaaattcaaaaggTTTCATTTGAATTAAGGAGGACATGTGGAACCCGAGGAGTTCGAAGCGCATGCAAATGAGCAACGTGGCATCTCGCTagagtaggaccgttagggtcgaattagtataaataagggtcttagtggtaggatccaagggtgttcattttgtacagaTCACTCACAAATGACTCAAGTATAAAGtgtaagagaaagagttttcgctgagaaatgtacgtgaaACACCATTATCTTTTCAATATTTATCTTTCTCTTTATAAGAACAAAGTCTTTTAAGTTCCTTTATATTTCTTGTCGAGCCATTTATGTTTACAGTTTAATTTCCTTTACATTTCTTGTCGAACCATTTATATTTGCAGTTTAATCATTTCGATTTACTCATTGCAATTTCTTTCGTTGCATTGTATTTAGTTTTACTTTACAACCAGACATAGATTAGGatcatttctttaaaagtcaaaAACTCAGAAAATATGAACTCAATCATCATAAAAGATAACTTtttgacacatgtcctaggatcaatctagtcgatcctgcgagtaaccaaagtatatttatagtttggaggactagggGTTGATTACCGAAAAATCACCATAAACAGTGGCATACTTGTTTATttctatccaagttggagcccttctttcacatgtgatgcaaagaatccactTGTTCTTATGTTCAAGTATGGTTAGATGAGTTTTCTCTCCTAAGATGATAAAGTGTCTTTCCATTTTAAACAAACATTGTTTCccttttgagcagaactacaaatgctatGAATTATCCATTGTACTCagggggtatgtaggcacaagatgtgatatcttgccgagcataattttaaaaaacaaatcaaacaaaacttaCTTTTGCACACAACTCTTTTACACAGATTTACAAAAAAGTTCATGTAGAGTACCACATATGTGAAGGGCACTAACATCTTTCCCTTGCATAATCAACCGTCGTACCTAATATCTCTgctttatttttattagttttggtttgaaaaacttctctgggttttatttcgctcttttcccatttcctttggaaacaataaagcgcggtggtgactttcactaaaatacgagtcaagtcaatccaatggctttgatctcaatttttcccctctATAGAAAATTGGCGATTTCACTGGGGATACTACATTATCTTTAAGTGGGTGAagcctattttttttatttgtgtattttatatttttatgtatattattgtgtgttttatttgttggtttgtttgatttttctttttggtgcttgGTGGTTCCTCTGTGGTAAGATAAGTCCTAACCCAGACTTAAGAGCACAATAAGATAGGAGGTGGAATGATTGATAGTTTCATGTCTAGAGCAGTCTTAAACATGAAAAACATACGGTGTAACCCCAATTAGTGAAGGCCTCGTGGAAGCTAGTACTTGTTTTTACGAGCAGTCGTAACAACACTATTACTTTCAATTTTGAATGTCTCGAGAAGCTGAAAGGCCATTAAAACCATTTACTCCCTCTTAtccttttaggatgtagtgcagtaACAGTTCAAGCGCAGACTTGAACCAGTTGTCATGCGATGGTACACTCAGAcaagtttttcttgagaatattattggcaCCCACAAGCAGTTGTGTAGGCCGATAATATCCGAAAGAGGATTGTAGACTCTGGGAACTTTGTAGAACCTGGGATACAGGTACAATAAACCCCTAGTACATACCTTATGGGATGGTTAGACCTATGGTTCCATGCCAGTTATGTCGAACCTATAGACCTTGTTTATGATCTTAAGTGTggtcttgattgtgattgatgcataaccATTCATTCGTGCATCCATAAAAAGCATCTTTCGCtcttggttttcaaggaacttagagatcCTTCTTTGCAAATATCACAGGTACTATGCACCAAACGAAGAGTGTCAAGAAGCACAACTTCAAGAGTCCTAATGCGGAAGCGTTGAGAAAGCTAGCATTTATGGTATCTAATCCTGACAATTTCAAGAATCACTGTGGGAGGTTATTATCTATTCTGAAGACCAAGGTTAAAAAGggaattcttgagactcttgtccAGTTTTATgatccggtttatcattgtttcaccttccctgattatcagcttattcCTACTTTGAAGGAATActttcattggtttggtttgcttgtttCGAACAAAATACCTTTCAGTGGTTTAGAGAGATTTCTTGAGCCTGATATTATAGAAGAACTTCTCCATTTGAATATATCATATGTGAAGGCCAATCTTACAAATAAGGGAGGTTTTTTGGGATTGACGTCTAAGTTCTTAATAAGGAAAGCTTCTACTCTGGCTAGCAAAGGAAGTATGGTTGGTTTTGAGACTATTCTACTCATTTATGGTCTAGTGCTTTTTCCTAACATTAACAACTTTGTTGATGTTAATGCTATCCAGATGTTCATGATTGGGAACCCTGTGCCTACCTTGCTTGGAGACACATACCATTCTATTCACTATAGGACTTTGAGACTCATTCCTCTTACTCAAATTAACATGacttggtacaatcctgcttatgataCTAGTGTGATCATTGATGGTTGTTGGTAATTCtccaatgtacctcttcttggtacacAAGGGGGAATTAACTACAACCTCATCCTTGTGAGGCGTTAGTTTGCGTATCTTATGAGAGACTAACATACTAGCATTCTAGTATTAGGATTCTTTTATCATAATAAGGTTGGACACTTGGACATGAAGGATCGgattgtgcgtgcttggcacaaCATTGATAGGAAGAGTAAGGAATTGGGGGAATAAATAGTGTATTGCCTTCAAGTTTTATACTGAATGGGTTTAAGCTAGAGCTCGTAAGTTCAAGATGCCATATTTACTTGAGAAACCTCACTACCCGTTGCTCCACTTTCATCTTCTATTATTCCTATTAAGAATATGGAGGAATACACTTCACCTTCCGAATGGATGGCTGATGAAAAAGGATGATCAGATTCCTCATCAAAGTGCACTACTCAAGCAACTAATTGAGAAAAGGAAGAGACAGAGAGAGAAATTATTTTCCTCTGGTGTTCCTATGGTTCCTAGTGCTCAGAAATGGTctgttgcatggaaggaagttgttgATAATTTAGTGGTTGAGAAGACTCATATGAAGGCATTCTATGAAGGTGAATTGGagaagctcaagaggaagctacaAAGAGGTGTTGGTTCTTATTCAGAAGTAGTTCCTTTGGACCCATAGATTTTCTGCTTTCTTTTCTAATTTAGGATTCTTTGAAGCATTGTACTTCCAACTTGTAATCCTTTCCATTATTAATAAAAAGAGAGTTATCTTTTATAATTCTTTTCTTTGCTATACTTCAAAATGAGTTATCTTTGTGATAGTTGCAATTAAAAGTCTTCAAGTTCCTTGAAAAACTAATAAAagtaaatcatttgcattgcatatcatgcatcatttgcactTTTGATCTTGCATTCCAAATTTTCTTCATAATCTCATTTGATGTTTACTTCGTTCAGTCAAGTTGTCTCATCAATACCCTACTCGAGCCAACTAcagaaggaaaatggaaggattgGAATAAGAGAACAGGGAGTTACGCGAAGAAGTTACTACTTTGAAAATAGTAATTGAGCGTCTCAACACTCTGGTGGAGAATTTAATCGCTGCTCAAGTCCAGGTTCAaatttaggctcaaaatcaaatCCCTCCTCCTTTTAACTCTCAAGCTCAGAATCAGCCGAAGGTCTTGAGTACTGTGATTGTTTCCACAACAATCCCTGCTATCCCGATTTTTGTTTCTACCCAGCATTGTATTCCTAATGGTTATCAATGGGGTATGTGTGAAGGTTACTTATCCATTACTGAATTGATTCCCACCATTTCTCCTATTATGGTTACCACTTCTCCCATTGTGCATACCGGTCTATTTGCTAAAGAATCCATTTATCATAATGCTGCGCCAAGTGATGGCCTTGGTATCTGTGCTAggatggatggtttccaagaccAATTTTAAGAATTACAAAAGAAATGAAATCGCTTTGAGGAAAGGAACTATTTGGAAAAAATGTACATGACCTTTGCTTTATTCCTAATGTGAAGGTGCCAACGAAGTTCAAATTGCAATAATTCCAAAAGTATAGGGGAGTGGAAGCTCTGGTCCATAAGCTTACTTGGTGATGTACGTGAGGAAAATGTCTACTCATAGTGACGATTAACGTATGCTAATTCACTATTTTTAGGACAGTTTAATTGGGGCAGCTTTAAAGTGGTATATGGGTCTTGGCAGTACTCATATTCACACTTTTAATGACTTGGGCGGGGCATTCATCAGGAAATAAAAGTATAACATGGATATGGATCCCAATCGGGATCAGCTTAGAGCTATGATAAAGAAAAACAAAGAATCATTTAAAGAGTATTCCCAAAGATGACGTGAGGTAGCCGCCCTGGTGATTTCCCCCATGGAGGAAAAAGAAATGACTAAGATATTTTTGAAGACTCTCAGTCCATTCTACTATGAAAAAATGATCGCAAGTGCTCCTGCTAATTTCACCGAGATGGCGGGAATGGGTGTCATACTAGAAGAGGCTTTGAGAGAAGGTCGTTTGGCTAGAGGAGACAATCGTCAATTAATACGAAGAATTATGGTTCTTCTTTTAAGAAGAAGGATGAGTCAGATACCAGTACAGTTTCCCATGGAAGACCAACTAGAAGAAGGAACAATTATCAACAATAGGACGCATTAGTAACTCCCATGATTAATGCAGCTCCTGTAGCTCCCTGCCTACCAACCACAACAACTAGGGGTGCTCATGGACGATTATTATCCATAACCTGTCCATATCCATATATTATCCATTTAGCATAACCGGATTTTAAAACCAATTGTCATAACcggatttattttttcaaaaccaGTTATAAACCGGTTATATCCATAACCAGATTTAATAACCGGTTTTGATTTAATAACCGGTTTTTAGTTTGATAACCGGTTTTAAAATTTAAACTTATTAAAAATTATCCAGTTTTGAACataaaaattcactttttaaaaattgaatatttattttttttataatcgtTTTCGGCATAAAACTGATAAGCTATTTCAGCAAACATTTGGAATTATTACAAGAATAAACTGTTAAAGCTACTTGTTTGTTACATATAAAAAATCTCTTGACTGTGATTGAAACAATATATAACTAAAAAATTGGCATTTTGCAGTAACTATTCACTCTGTCATTATCCATTCTCCTTGCAGCAGCATAAGTGAATCTCCTATTGATCGCACCCTTCAAAAGATACAAAAGTTATCAGATGTAGCCTAATTAGTAATCACCAACACATGTGACTCCATTCAACTTTATCAAATTATTACATGTATCGGTGTATCGGTGTTGTGTCGGTGTTTCATTATCGACTACAATAGCTGCATCTTTTCCTTTTGGATTCCATGAAAGTGGTGTTTCTATGTATTTGACACAATTTTAATCCAATTATGACAGTCTTGACTTTATGATAAGAAACTAATCCTATGAGATAATCTAATAGAACCAATTCCAAATTGCAACTAAGTCAGAACCAATACCAAAGCACAGCTGAGACAACTTGTACCAAACTTGTAGACAAACAAACAATATGTTAAAACAGCATGACAAGTTGGTTATGCCTTCAAACATTCCCTTAAACTAACACAAACACCATTGATCCTAGAGGAATACCGACATTTAAGAAGTAAGCATTAAAGCAAGATAATACCTCAGTTATAATTGTCTTCAATCCTCATCAAGGGCAACATAACTATTATCTCCATTAGATGCACTTtgcaaaaaaaatatgaaaagaaaaataagtcaGCAAGTTAGTAAGACATGCATGTGTGGACATGCAGAACCAGCATAATCCGGGAAACTTAAGGAATACAGTGGTTATTAACATACTATATGCAAAAGCTTATTCTTATGTAACTTCTCAGACGCCCAAATTACATAAGAGAATGTTTAAGGAGGCAAATAGCATTATTCCTACATGAAAGTGTGCATTTAAAAGTTGGCCAGCCAGACATATTTAGAAGAAGCTTAAACTACCTTTGGTGTGAAAAAGACATGACTGTTAATAGTTTTGTGACAAGACAATGTTAAGGTCTCACACCAAAATTAGCCGAAATATGACCAAATTTATAGTTGATTTCAAAGCAAATGTTggtatttcaaaatcaaaatactgCTACACTCAACGGAAGTTAAAATATATTGTAATCTATTAATATTATATACAGAAAGAGTAAAGTATCTCAATGAAAAAAAGTCATTGTATTGGACTATAATGTAGAGGTCCAATGGAACAGATGTGAGCATTAAAACCAACACGCCTGTAACGATGCACTCATTTGATTTCCCAGACATGTAACGGTATCAACCAACATCATCTTTTACATGGAAGTTGTGCAAGTCATCCTTTGTAAGTCATCCTCAGACATTTAATTTTGAGTATGAGGTCATTTGAAAGGATGCTGGTCACGGGTCAGTGCAATAAGATAAACTTGCACAGCTTCCTACAAAGGTTTCTATTCTTACTGTCTATTATATAATCACAGGCACTGATTCGTAAGGGCAGTGTGCATCTAATATCTAAATTTGGAGTACAAAAGGTATAAGGCAAACTGAATACTAACTACATCACTAATTAATGTCACACCAAATGCTAAGCTAAGCTAGTGGCTTACAAAATTGTTGGGGCCCCATTTGCTCATCTTCATAAAACAATTATTTGCAACTAATTTCAAACAGAAAACTCACATCAAATGTTTATTTACAAAACAGAAAATAGTTCTTAGGATCAAATCTGTCTTGAGAATCACTGGTATACAATGTTACATCAATGTTATTTACAAAAAAACGGGACGAAGGCAGATTTAGGAAAGAAAGTAGTAGCATCATGTCTCTCAAGCTTTAAAATGcaaacaataacaataaaattaaaattacctCGCTCAATTTTCTCAAGCTCGTCGATATCATCTTGCGTAGGCAATGGCGAAGGTGATCCACCAAGCCAATCTTCTGTGCAAATAAGTGCTTCCACGGATCTAGCGGTTAGGCGACTGCGATAGTCATCAAGCACCCTTCCTCCAGTACTGAAGGCAGACTCAGAAGCTACCGTTGAGACGGGTATAGCTAGAACCTCTCTCGCAATGTTAGCTAGGATTGGAAGTCGACTTGAATGCACCATCCACCAAGTCAAGATATCAAAGTTAGGAATATCACCTTCTAACCTATCTTTAAAGTACTTTGTTAATTCTGATTTCACTCCACTTGACTTGAGACCACTGGATTGCAAAAATATCCCATAATAATATTCGGGATTTCCAATTCGTCCAACTAATTCAGGGGGTTCAACAAAGCTACTTTGAGATCCACTTGTCGCACCACCGTTATACTCCTCAAATATGGTTTTCAAATCCGATTCTAATTTATCCTTCAAGATTTCAGCATTTTGTTTATCAAAGTTTTTTTTCGATAAACCAACGAGCATACACCAATTTTTTCCTAGGATCTAACACAAAAGAAATTAACAGCAACATGTTCAATTTCTTAGGACTTCCCCAATACTTATCATATTTCTCCTTCATCTTTAAAGCTATATTCCTTGTATGAGCTAAAGATGGATCTTTAGAATCGCATATGTTTTTTATAGCCAAACCAATTGAAAATACCTCTTCCAAGTACATATTATTTGTCACATATGTTGAACCTGATATGCGCAAAGTTGAAGccttaaaaacttccaaaaattgagCAACCTCGCGTGCTTTCTCCCAATCTAAAGCGGTAGGAATGCCACTCCCTTTCTCAAGTTCTTCACAATACTTAGCATCACTAATCTCAAACTCAAGAAAGGCTATTTGAAGTGGTAGAGCAGCCTTCAACATGTCATATGTTGAATTCCATCGAGTATCACAATCGAATTGAACACTACCCTTGTATTCAATATGTCTACTTCCAACAAATGCGAAAAACTTATGTTCTCGACTCGGAGAAGACTTAACATACTTGACAGCACCCCTAATTCTTGAAATTgaaatatgaatttattttagacCTTCTTTAACCACTAAATTCATGATGTGTGCACAACATCTTGTATGAAAGTGATCTCCATTCAGAACCAAATTATTTCTCAAACTTAGCCTCCTTTTGAGATTTTCAATCCCGCGATCATTTGATGACGCATTGTCAACTGTCACACTCAAAACATTTTTCAACCCCCAATTGTCCAAGCATTGTGAAATCGTATTTGCCATTACTTCTCCTGAATGGCTTAAGACTTgaacaaaattcaaaatcttcttGTGCAATGTCCAGTTATTGTCTATAAAATGTGCTGTTATGCACATGTAGCTCATGTTTTGACATGAAGTCCAACCATCTGTGGTCAAGCACATACTTCGACAATGTTCGGAAAGAAATCTCTTCAATTTTTCCCTTTCAAAATCCCACAAAGACAAAACATCACGTGCTACAGTGCATCGAGAGATAGGAATATATCTTGGCTGAAATACATTCAAACAACGATGAAAAGCTTTATGATCCGCATGCATATACGGAAGGTCCATTTCCACAATCATGTCAACCACTGCCTTTCGACATTTCTCTTGGTCAAATTTGACTAACACCATTGTTGAAGGGGAAGCCACATTTGTTTTTGATGAAGGAGTTGTTTTCATTCTTTTACTCTTGCACTTTTTTGAATGAGCAGCCATGGAAGACGTTCCATTATTGGACTTTAGCTTGGAGCCACAGTAGTTGCATCTAGCTATACCAATCAAATCTAAATCAGGAGTGAAGTGAGTCCAAACAGAAGATTTTTTTCTTCGATGGGTTGGTGCTCGAGTAGAAGTAGTTCCCAAGCTTTGTGTTGTCTCATCCGTCATAAGATTCGATTCAGAAATTTCCTGCTTTGAAAAGACCAATCAAATGTCAAATTAATTCAGCATATGGCTGCGGTTTAATTCAGTAGGCATAAATAATAGAAGAGCAAGCAACACAACTCTATCTTCATATTAAAGTAGAACTTCATGATTCCAGTGAGAAATGTGGTCATATAATGAATCCAAAATTTGACAGCACGAACTCGCAGTGTGAGAAGTACACCAACTTTGATGCAATTGGCATATTTAGTGAATGTCGGTGATGGTTAAGACATTCAAGATCAACTTCTGTAAACAACACTCTGTTGCTTAGATTTGATTAGAAATCTATAGCTTCCTAAAGAAGCACTGTTCTAGTCAGAAAACAGGGTCATTTCCCTCTGTAATATTCCAATCCATCTGTAATAAACATCCCACTCTGCATTTGTTTGTTGTTCTGCATTTGTTTTTTTCATGTGTATCATTTTCTGGGTTCCTAACAACATAATACACAAAGATTAAGTCTACCAATATGTTCGTTGTTTAATGTTCTAACCTCtatcaataaaaaatagtttgaaaaaatAACCATTTTCCTTAACTCCTCTAGTAAACCTGTATGTAAACAACACTACACTGTGTCAAAGAAAGTAAAAAGAGATTAAAACATATATGTCAAAGAAAGATAATATGCTGTAATCAAGATGAGATTGTAAGAAAGACAGAATTCTAGTAATTGTGTTTACCAACCTACAACTAAATATCATAATAAATATACTAAAATACAAGCAAGCTACTAATGGAACCGAAATTCGAATACATTGGCTGAGACTTTCATAAAAATTCGAATAGGTTCATAAATAACACAGAAAAAGACCCTTGTAAGATATCATAATTTCCCATGTGAAGATTCTTGGTTAAGAACACAACTAGGTGGATCTCATAGTTGTCAGATTTAATTGCAATGAGTAACCTGCCAAGGAAGTTCTCATATTTGTCATACAGGTCAATCAATGCACTCTTAACATATAGAGACCTTCTAAACCCAATTCTATCTATGTAATTATGAATTTGTTTTCCTTGCACAAACTCATCAACATGAAAACAAGCAGAAATGACACAAAATTGTGATCTGATCAGGAATGTTGTCAAAGATAATGCAAGACTGAAACTCATCAAATGTCAAATTAACTCAGCATATGGCTGCAGTTTAATGGCTGAAAATATTCAGAGCAAGCAAATCGAATCGAAACGAAATTCAAATACAATTATATAGCACACAGAAAAAATGCAAATACAGAAACTCAAACACAACAAATATTCAGAGCAAGCAAATCGAATCGAATTGAAacgaaattcaaataaaattatatagcACACAGAAAAAGTGCAAATACagaaattcaaataaaacaaatattcagAGCAAGCAAATTGAAACGAAATTCGAAAATGAATATATTTACCTGGGTTGATGTATTCATTCCTTCCACAAATTGATGGAACCGGAATCAATCGAAAATGGAGAAGAGAGAATTGTCAAAAACGATATTGATGGAACCGGAATCTATCGAGAATGGAGAAGAGAGAATCGTCAAAAACTATATTGACGGAACCGAAATTGATCGAGAATGGAGAAGAGAGaacaatgtttaggggattgggtTTTCAATTGAGAGAAAGGAGAAGAGAGAAACGTGAATGTGATTAGGTTTTTAGGTTTTTGAATCATATTGGATATTTTATTTGGTTATGGTTATCCAACCAATTGGTTATGGATAtccaaatagttttaaaaatggaTCGGTTgaaaaaccaaattaaaataaacCGGTTTTTGATAATCGGATATGGATATGGTTATGGATAAATCATCAAACTGGTTAATTTGAGCATCCCTAACAACAACGCACCAATTATCAATAGGCTCCATAACAGAACAGGAAGAATCAATTTCAGCGAAGAAATTTTGATCCCATACCAATGACATACACTGAATTGTTTCCTGCTCTAATTCAGAAGAATTTGACTTAGACTATATCACCTCATCCTGTTCCTAAGAAGATTCCTACATGGTACATTGCATCAGAAATTAATGAGAAGTTCTTGACAAATTAATGAGGCCGGATCTGTTACCTCTACACtgcattataaattaaaatttgttaagaATGGTAGATTGGTGGTTATAAATGGAGAATAAACAATGCTGATTAGTCAACTCTCTTCCTTCAATGAGGTGGAAGTTGATGAAGCTTCTATTGGAACTGCGTTCCAAGCTTTATCCATTGACAATGAACCTAAGAAGGTTGTGGCTTCTATTTCTTCTCTCAAGGATGCTCGCTAGGTTGTGCAACAAGGACCATCAAGTGTCTGGGGACAGATGGTCAATTTACCAGAAAATAAGAACCTGACTGGTTTGGGTTTCTCTCCTCAGAACAGTTCAATGGTGACAAGAGATTCTACCTCTCATTCCTATCATAAGATATTTCACACTGCAAGCTTCGTTAATCCTATCTTTTAGGAAGTGGAACTATCATTAAAGATGAGCAAGAACTAGAGATTTAGAACTTGATCGTTGTGGACATTCCTAAATGTATTCATGTTTCAAagtaattattttttgtttctttcaaaaaatcaTTTCCCTCTGCCTAAGGTGAAAGTGATATTGTTCGGGCTTGCTTGTTttgtttcatattttaaaatcatcaataaaagacaTTTTGTTTCCCACATATATGTgtttataccttttattttttctgGAAAATGGTAACATAAAAAACCCCTAAAAAATTATAATCACTTGTTGCATTTATCCATTTATAAAATCAAACATATATCATATGTGCATATATCATacgccctctcccaactttgaatgTCTTATGTATGAGGCTAAAGAAGAGAGTgaagaatgtattcctgatgagatttcccggttgcttgagcacgaggaagataCCGTTCAGCCGTAAAAAGAGTCGTTGGAAGTGATTAACTTGGGTTCAGAAGAAGATaggaaggaagtcaagattggggcactgctttctcaagatgttaagaagaggattgtGGAGCCTTTGAAAAAGTATGTTGATATTtttgcttggtcttatcaagacaTGCCTGGTCTGGATAcaaatattgtggagcatcgtctGCCATTGAAGCCTGAGTGTCCGCCTATCAAGTATAAACTGAGAAGAAGTCACCCCGATATGGGAAAAAGATTAAAGAGGAAGTATTGAAGCAAATTAACATTAGGTTTCTTGTTACATC from Vicia villosa cultivar HV-30 ecotype Madison, WI linkage group LG4, Vvil1.0, whole genome shotgun sequence encodes the following:
- the LOC131597249 gene encoding uncharacterized protein LOC131597249, which codes for MHQTKSVKKHNFKSPNAEALRKLAFMVSNPDNFKNHCGRLLSILKTKVKKGILETLVQFYDPVYHCFTFPDYQLIPTLKEYFHWFGLLVSNKIPFSGLERFLEPDIIEELLHLNISYVKANLTNKGGFLGLTSKFLIRKASTLASKGSMVGFETILLIYGLVLFPNINNFVDVNAIQMFMIGNPVPTLLGDTYHSIHYRTLRLIPLTQINMTWYNPAYDTSVIIDGCW
- the LOC131597250 gene encoding zinc finger BED domain-containing protein RICESLEEPER 2-like; this encodes MTDETTQSLGTTSTRAPTHRRKKSSVWTHFTPDLDLIGIARCNYCGSKLKSNNGTSSMAAHSKKCKSKRMKTTPSSKTNVASPSTMVLVKFDQEKCRKAVVDMIVEMDLPYMHADHKAFHRCLNVFQPRYIPISRCTVARDVLSLWDFEREKLKRFLSEHCRSMCLTTDGWTSCQNMSYMCITAHFIDNNWTLHKKILNFVQVLSHSGEVMANTISQCLDNWGLKNVLSVTVDNASSNDRGIENLKRRIRGAVKYVKSSPSREHKFFAFVGSRHIEYKGSVQFDCDTRWNSTYDMLKAALPLQIAFLEFEISDAKYCEELEKGSGIPTALDWEKAREVAQFLEVFKASTLRISGSTYVTNNMYLEEILGKNWCMLVGLSKKNFDKQNAEILKDKLESDLKTIFEEYNGGATSGSQSSFVEPPELVGRIGNPEYYYGIFLQSSGLKSSGVKSELTKYFKDRLEGDIPNFDILTWWMVHSSRLPILANIAREVLAIPVSTVASESAFSTGGRVLDDYRSRLTARSVEALICTEDWLGGSPSPLPTQDDIDELEKIERETPLSWNPKGKDAAIVVDNETPTQHRYTDTCNNLIKLNGVTCVGDY